The Sagittula stellata E-37 sequence CTTCTCCCGCCTCGAATCTCGCCTTGGCGACTTGGGAGATGGTCTTCGAGCGACGGCAAGCGCCACCGGAGCAGCTCGCAATACGAGTATCGATCTGAAGTATCGGCCCGTCGATAAATCGGAGGAGGGTAAGCCGGGGGTGAACCCGAAGGGCGACGCCGAGCCCCCCGGCTTTTCCGCTGATCTATGCCTGATCGTGGATCCGTATCTCGAAGACCGTTCTCTCGGCAAGCGCGCTACACTTATCCAGGCGAAGCGGCTGCGGCTCAAAGACCCCACCCAGTCAGACAAGGGCCTAGCCAGTTCCTTCAAGCTGGACCCTTTACAGATGACGGACCTGATCCGCCAAACAGGGTCATCCTTCTATCTGTTCCAATGCCCAGGACTGCTCGATCGGGGCGTACCTATGGTCGCGACGCAGCTCGTCGAGGATTTGGCGCGGCATCATGCAGCGAGCGCCGCTCAAATCCCAGCACACCTAGTTGGCCCTGCTTCTCGCCCGTTCGCAGAATGGCTCACGTACATGGTGCTGGGGTTGCGCACAGGTGACCCGCTGGCAGAGCTCGTGGCGAAGGCCGAAGGTGGTGCCGGACGGCGCCCGCGCCCTTTGGCGAAGTTTGGAACTGTCGAAATTGTGCTGCGCGTGGGTGACCTAAAGTCAAAGGACGATTGAGGTGGGTCGCGTTAGTAGTGCGGAGGCATACTTAGGCGGTACTGGAAGACGGCAGATCGCCAAGTAGGTCATGGAATGACGAGAAGCCATTCGAAGATCACGGGGCCTGAGAGCGCCTGTGCGGTGCTGTAGGCGCGCAGGTCGCGCTCCAGCATCTGTTCAGCATAGGCCATGCGATCCGCCCAAGGGAGGGCGTCTCCGCCGCGCGCCATCTCCTCGCGGATGATCGCCCGGCCGGATTCGGGGGTCGTGTGAAGGCCGTGGCGGGCGAGCTCGGTGATCAGGCTGGTCTTGCCCACACCGGGGCCGCCCGTCACGACGAAAAAACGGTCGCTCATGGGCCATCCTCGGGTTTGACAGGGGAAGGGCTGCGCAGCGATCGACGCGCCGAAACGCGGATCAAAGCAGCATAAATTCTCGTAGGGAAAACAGCACCGGTCTGAGCGGCAGAGGCAAATCCTCTGACGAGAAAGGCAGAACTATCTGGTGCTTTTCAACACCGATGCGAGCTGCCCTTGCGAGATCAAACCTCCAAGCTCTTGCTCACCATGCGATCGCTCAACTAGCTGGTTCGCGCTGCCACCCGTTCGATTGGTCTACGGAAGCTCGTTTCCATGTTCGACATCCGCCCAATGCTTGTTAACGGGCATACGGGCTGCCCGCTTTGCCATTTCCTCAATCTGGATCGGTCGAAAACCCCACTGGTCGACGCCGACATTTATGCTGTTTCGCGAGCCTGCCCATTGGTCGTGGACGTGGCCGAACAGCTGTAGGGCGCCTCTGCGTGCGCCGTTCCAAGTGATCATCGGATAGTGGCAAAGGACGAGGCTGTGTTCGCCGTCCTGGATCTCGGCCATGTACTCTGTGCTGGCCCAGGGGAGGGATATTACTGCTTCGTCGTCGTGGTTGCCAATGATCAGATGCTTGCGGCCGGGCAGGCTGTGAAACCAGCTCTCGAACTGTGCCGTATCGGCAGCGCGACCGAAGGCAAAATCTCCCAAGATCCAGAGGTCATCATCATGCGCGACGCAGGCCTGAAAGTTGGCGATCAGGGCCGCGTTCATCTCGGCGGTTGAGGCGAAGGGGCGCTTGCAGAAGTCGATGATGCGGTGGTGGCCGAAGTGCAGGTCGGCCGAATACCAGTTGGCCATGCCTGTGCCCTCCGTGCTCGTCAGACCACAGTTTAGGGACGAGATCACACCGGCGCAAATACCTGTCAGTTCAAAGGGATTCTGTACGGCGAAACGCTCGAAATGTCAGCAGATGCCAGTCTTGCTCGGGCAAGATGCCAAGTAGAACCGGATAAGTTCCAATCTTTGGCGAACGTCACAGGAGGTCATTGGCTGGGGTGGTAGGATTCGAACCTACGGTGCGCGGTACCAAAAACCGGTGCCTTACCACTTGGCTACACCCCAACCGTGGCGCGCTACTTACTGCGCCGGTTCGGGAGGATCAAGACCTTCTTCCCGAAAAAATTACTCTGCCCCGCGAAGGGCGGCGGGCGCGTCGGCAACGTCCGAGCCGTAGAAACGGAACTGTGCCCGCCCCGCGCGCTTGGAGGCGTAGAGCGCCGTGTCCGCACGGTCCATGATTTCCGTCGGCGACAGACCTTCGCCCTCGGAAATCGCTATGCCGATGCTGGTGGAGATTCGGCACTTCGTGGTGCCCCAGTCCACGGGCCGCTCGATCCGTTCGATCATGCGGCCAGCAATCTCCGCGATGCGCGGCATCCGGGTCAGGTTGGCAAAGACGATCATGAACTCGTCCCCGCCGACGCGCGCCACGGTATCGTCCTTGCGCGATTCCTCCAGCATGATCCGCGCGGCGTGGCGCAGGACGTGATCCCCCGCCGCGTGCCCGTAGGTGTCGTTCACCGCCTTGAAGAAATCGAGATCGAGGTGCATCAGCGCGTAGGCCCGCCCCTGCCGCGAGATCCGGTCCAGCACCGTGTCCAGCGCGCGCCGGTTGCGCAGGCCGGTCAGCGTGTCGGTGAAGGCCCGCTCCTCCGCCGCAACCATTGCCCCCTGGAGACGGGTGTTGAGACTGCGCGACGCGTCCATGGCGGCGGACTTCGCCTCCACAAGGTAAAGCATCTCGATGGCAAGGTCGGTCGGCGCGAAATCGGTGCTGGTCAGGGCGTAGTCGCGCACCGCGTCGACCACCGCGATGCCGAACGACAGGTTGACCACCGCGCCCCCGCCACCGGTGCCGACCACAACGCCCTTCAGGGCGGTCCGCACACCGTCGCGCAGCCTGAGATGCAGCTTGCGACCCTGGGCCGCGCGCAGGCCCGCCATGTCCGTCACCGCGCGAGGGCGGTAGATCTCGAACACCTCCAGAAACCGGGCGTTTTCCAGGCGCCGCCCGCTCAGCTTGTGGAGCGTCGGTCCGGCCTGCACGATATGCCCTGTCGGCGACAGGACGGCATGCATCGGGCAGAGCGCGTGCAGCACCTCTTCGGGCAGCGACGTCATGCCGCCCCTCCCTGCGCGCCGCCACCCGCCGCGAGGTCGAAGGCCCGGCCGGCGGCAAAGGCCGATTCCACAAGCGTAATGTCCACCTCCTGTTCGCCCATGCCGACGCCTTCGGCGTTCAGCAGGACAAGCGCGCCGTAATCGTCGGCCATGGCGCGCAGCACCCCCACCATGACGAAGCCGAAGCCGGGCAGCCCCTCTCCGACCGTGAGGCGGAAGGTGTTCTGCCCCATGTCGCGAAGTTCCAGATCCGGCAGCACGAGGTCGGCGACGGCCAGCCGCGCCCGGTCCGGCAGGTCGTCGAGGGAATGCAGGAACTCGATATAGTCGACGCCGCCGAAGCGCAGTAGGCGGCGCAACCCCTCGCTGTTGGGATGGGAGACGAGATAGGTGCCCACGTCCTCCAGAAAGAGGTCGCTGCTCTTGCCCAATTCGATTTCCGTGGCGGCGATGATCGCGTCGAAGGTTTCGGTCGGATAGTTCAGCATCGCCTCGAAATCGCCGGCCTCGAACTGGGCGTGGCCGGTGATCGCCTCCCACGTGGACTGCCCGTAGGTATCCTGCACAAAGACCTGAAATGTTCTCAGGATGAGACCATGCATGACCGCTGCTCCGCTTTCGGGGCACCATGGCGCAGCGACGTTTAACAGGCGCATAATATATGCAATTGAGCCGAGTTTCGGGCCGGGCGAGGCCAGCGGGCCCCTGTCCCGCCCCCCTTTGGCCGGGCACCTCCCGACGAGGGAGTCAGAGGTATTTTTGCCAAGATGAAGCGCAGCGGTCGTGCACCGGTCGAGCCGGGCGCGACGTGGCAGCGGGACCGATGCGGGCGCTGCCTGCGGGCCGGCCCGCCGCGAGGTAGACCACGTGGCAGACCAAATGCGTGCCCGACTGGACCGCCGCCCGGAGCGCATGCCCCGTTTCCCACATCGCCTGACCGTCGGGCACGTTGGCGGTGCAGGCGCCCGAAGAGCGCATCGGCAAGCCGTAGTGGCGCGCCATCTGGCCGGTCATCTGCGTGGCGCGCATGCATTCCGGCGTCCCGGAGGATCTTCACCGTGTCGGGGCGCAGGAACTCGTTGCCGATCTCTTCGAGGATGCGCATGGTCGCGTCATGCAGGCGGGCGACCGCGTCCGGGCGCAGCGGTTCGGTCGGCCGGCCGGCGTTGCGCGGGATGTGCCAGGGGGCCTGGGCCACAGCAGGTGCGCCGGGGCGTGCCCCGCCCGGCCGCACTGGTCGCGGCGTGTCGGTGCGGCGTCGTCGGGCACGATGGCGCTTTCCCTGCGGTCCGGTGAGCGGCAAGGCACCCATCACACGGCGATCCGCTGCCCGCTGCCTGCCGGAAGACGACGCAGGCGATCGCTTTTGCCGTCCGGGGCGCCGCGATCACCCGCGGGTCGCGCGCCCGTCGAGCCAGCCCGGCAGGTGCCCCACGTCCGGCAGCACGGCCTCGGCGTGGGGGCCAAGCACCTCCGGCCCGGCCATGCCGGTCAGAACGCCGACGCAGACCATGCCCGCCGCGCGCCCGGCCAGCAGGTCGTGCGTGCTGTCGCCCACCATCGCCACCCGCGCGGGCGGCACGCGCATCCGCTCGGCGAAGGCCAGCAGCGGATCGGGCGAGGGCTTTGCCCCCCAGCCGCTGTCGGCCCCCGCGACGAAGTCGAACTGCCCGAGGATGCCGACCTCGGCCAGATGGGCCCGCGCCACCGATTCCGTGTCGTTGGTCATCACGCCCAGCATCAGCCCACGCGCCGCAAGCTCTGCCAGCAGGGGCACCAGCGGCACCGCCTCCACCAGAGGCGCGCGGCCTGCCTCCTCGACGATGATCCGCTCCAGCGCCGCCGCATCCTGCGGCAGGACCCAGGCCAGCAGCGCCGCGATCTCGCGATTGGTGCCGGCGATGGCGGGGCTGTCGGGCAGGAAACGCCCGGCTTCGAGGTCGAAACGCAGCACGTCGGCGGCGCGCGCCGCGCGGCTTGCGTCACCGTCGGACAGGCGCGCGATCAACCGCGCCGCAAAGACGTCCCAGGTTGCCGAAAAATCGAAAAGCGTTCCGTCCTTGTCGAACAGGACCGCGTCGACGCTCAGGTCCAATGCCATTCTCCTCCGCCCGGAAGGGCCGCGCGGGCCTGCGCGACGACCGTGTAATCCAGTCCCGCCGATTCGCAGAACGCCATGACCCACGCGTCGTCCATCATCACGAAGTCGAGAACCGCCCCCTGGAAGACAGGGTCCCCCAGACCGTTGCGGAAGTCCGCCTCCGACGCGCCCGAAGCCCCAAGAAACACCGGCAACAATTCATCGTTGCCTGCAAGCCATGCCATCGCCTGCAAACTGACCGTCTCGGCACTTTCCTGCGTAAAGCTCAATTCCCACGCCACCTTGAAAGGGTTTCTTAACCAAATTTCACCAAATCTGATGGGGCCGAGAAGTTCAAGCACGCGCCGACACTCACGGTGCAAGACACGAGGTAGCTGAACACTGATGACTGGGCGGATCCTGGTGGTCGATGCGGTGCCTACCAACCGCATCATACTGCGAGTCAAATTGTCTTCGGCCTATTACGAGGTCGTGCAGGCGGCCTCTGGCGAGGCGGCCCTCGCGATGATGCGCAGGTCCGATCCGGATCTGGTGATCGCGGCCTCCGAACTGCCCGACATGTCCGGCCGGACGCTTTGTTCCGCGATCCGGCGGAAGTGCGCCTCCCGCCCGGGACCGGCCGTCCCCGTCATCGTCGTGCACCCCGCGGACCGGCCGGAGGAACGGCTTGCCTCGCTCGCCGCGGGGGCGGACGACGTGCTGTCGCAGCCCATCGACGACGTCGTGATGCTGGCCCGGCTGCGCTCGCTCCTTCGGGCCCGCGACGCGGAGGCAGAGCTGCAGTTGCGCGACGACACCGGCCGGGCGCTGGGACTGGCCGAGCAGCCCTCAGACTTCAGCAAACCGGGGCAGGTGCGGATCATCGCCGACCGCCCCGGCGCGACCACACGCGCCCGGATCGAGGCGTTCTGCCGCCGCTCCGAAGACCACATCGAACTGGTCGATCCCGACAACGCCATGCGCGAGAACCCGCGCCACCCCGACCTGGTCGTCCTGCTGGAGACCGAGCATTCCGGCGGGAACGTGTTGTCGCTCCTGCCGCAATTGCGCTCCAATCGCGGCACGCGCCGCTCCGCGCTGATGTACATCGCCCTCCCCAATCACCGGAGGGAGGCCGCGTCCGCCCTCGACATGGGGGCCAACGACCTGATGTCCGACGGCCTGGAGGTGGACGAACTGGCCTTGCGGCTGAAGAAACAGATCGCCCGCAAGCGGCTGGGCGACCGGCTCAGGGCGAACATGCGCGACGGGCTGCGCGCCGCCGTGACCGACCCGCTGACCGGGCTCTACAACCGACGGTACGCCCTGCCCCACATCTCGCGGCTGGCCGACCGGGCAGAGCGGTCGCGCAGGCCCTACGCCCTGCTCCTCGCGGATCTCGACTACTTCAAGCAGGTGAACGACGACTACGGCCATGCCGCGGGCGACGCGGTGCTGGTGACGCTGGCGCAGCGGCTGACCGACAACCTGCGGGCCGCCGACCTGATCGCCCGCTGGGGCGGCGAGGAATTCCTCGTGGCGATGCCCGACACCGACCGCACGGCAGCGCGGCTGACCGCAGGGCGCCTGTGTTCCCTGATGGCGAAGAACCCCATCTCCCTGCCCGATGGCCGCAGGATCATCGTCACGCTGTCCATCGGGGTGGCCATCGGAGTGTCGCGCAGCGCCGAAACGCCGGTCGACCTGATTTCAAGCGCCGACTCCGCGCTCTATGCCGCGAAGAACGGCGGCCGCAATACGGTGGTCATGGCCGACACGGTGCTCGCATTGCCGCTGACCAAGGTCGTGCGCACCCTGCCGCCCGCCCCGAAACCGAACCCGAGGCTGGCGCCCGTCGAACCGATGATCGGTCAGGACACCGGCACCGACGGCGCGACGATCCCGCCCTGGGGCCTGCCGCGCCTCTGAGCGCGCGCCGGGCGGCCCGCCTCCGGCTGCGGACTCCCATCTGCATGACGGTCACCTGAAAAACGCGCCGGAGCCGCCCGGCGCGCGCCGCCCTGCCCTACTCGCGCGGCGGGCCGTCCTTGCGGCGATGCTCTTCGAAATGCCGCGCGCGCCGTTCCCGGAACCGGGCCAGCGTCTCTTCCAGACGGTCGGCGTAGGCCGCGCGTTCCGCAGGCGTCATCCCGGCGACATAGGCGCTCAGCACCTCCTGCCCGCGCTTGCGAAACCCGGCGCTGCGCTCGGCCTGCGCGGTCATCAGCGCCCCGAGCGCGGCAGGATCGTAGGGGTCGGCGCGCAGCACCTTCAGCGCCTGCTGGTAATCCTCGATCACGTCGCGCCGCGCGCCGCGCGCCTCCGTGCGGTCGCGCAGGAACGCTTCGCGCAGCGCCTGCCGCACCTCGTCGCGCTGGTCCTCGTCCAGGGCCCGCGTGTAGGGCAGCGCCGGGTCCCCGCCGTCGGGCCGTCCCGGCGACACCGGCGGGCCGTTCCACAGGAACGCCACCACGACGCCGGCAACCGCAAGGTTGATCGCCAGCGAGACGAAGAGCATGATCCGCATCACGCGGTTGCCTTGCGATCCGGCCATGCCGCTCATCCTTCCATCATCGCCAGTTCGAACCCCGAAAGCGGGTCGACGCCCATCTCTCCCAGATCCGCGCTGCCGCCCCAGAACGCGTCCAGCGTCGCGGGCGGGTTCACCCCGATCCAGATGCCCGCCGCGCAGGCCGCCGCCAGCCCGGTCATCCCGATCCAGCCGCCCAGCGCGCCGCGCACCTGGTCCCAAAGGCCCGGACCGCCCCCCTGCGGCGCCACGCGCGCCCCCGGCACCGGCATCTCGGCCAGTGCGTCGGCGGTCAGCCGCGCCATGAAATCGCCGTCGGGCACCGGCGCCTCGGCCCGTGCCGCCTCGAAGAACGCCGAGAGGTCCCCGGCGGACCCCGGCATCGTGTCGTCCCTTGGATCAGTCATCGCCGTCGTACCCCAGTTCTGTCCTGCGCCCGGCCAGAAGCGCTTCCAAAGTCCGTTTTCCCCGTGCCGTCAGACTTTCCACGGCGCGTGTCCCGATGTCCATGATCTGCGCGATCTCGGGGTTTGGCAGCCCCTCGATATGGCGCAGCACCACCGCCTGGCGCTGCCGCTCCGGCAATTGGTCGAGCGCGGCCTGCAACGCTTCGGCCCGGGCCGCCTGCTGCATGTGCTGCGCGGCAGAGGGGCGCTCGTCCTCCGGCTCCGGTATGTCGTCGAGCGCCGGTCCCGCGCGGCTCCTCCGCCGCATCCGGTCGATGCAGAGGTTCGCCGTCACCCGGTACAGCCAGGTCGAGACCTTCGCCTCGCCCGGGCGCCAGTCGGGCGCCGCGCGCCACAGGCGCAGAAGCGCCTCCTGGGTCACGTCTTCCGCCTCTGCCCGGTCGCCGCCCAGCATACGGAAGGCATGGGCCAGCACACGGGGCGCCAGCCGCGCTGTCAGCGCGCGCGCCGCAGCGGCATCGCCCGCGGCATACGCCGCGAGAAGCTCCTCCTCGGCACAGTCGCTCATGGCGTCATAAGGCATCCCGGTTCCGTATCCATCTGCGCTAACCGCAACCGCGGCACCGCGCAATGCCCCGGACCATCCGCCGTCCGGCGGGCAGCCCGGGGCGGGAACTCACGATCTCAGCGGTCCTGACGCCACGGGAAACGGCCCTCGCCGCGCTCGCCACGCGGACCGTGGCCGCGATCGGCGTGCCGTTCGCGCATTTTCGCCTTTGCGGCCGCGATCTCTTCCTGGCTCAAGGCGCCGTCGCCGTCGGTGTCCAGACGTTCCAGCATCCGGTCGAACATGTCCGCCGGGGCCTGACGCTGCGCTTCCTCAAGGCTCAGCATCCCGTCGCCGTCATAGTCCAGCCGGTCGATCATCGCCTGGCTGCGCTCGGTCATCCGCGCCACGCGGCGCGCCTCGCGCTGGGCCTCGGCCCGGGCGGCCATCTCGTCGGCGCTCAGCATCCCGTCGCCATTGGTGTCGGCGTCGGTAAAGCGCTTCTCGGCGGCGGCCTTCATCTCGGCCTCGGTGATCTTGCCGTCACCGTCGGTATCCGCCGCGGCGAACATCTCTTCCGAGAAGAAGCCGCGCGGGCCCATGCCGCCCTGCGGGCCGCCATGCGCACCGTCGTGGCCACGCCCGAAGTCGCGCGCCTGCGCCGCACCGGCAGTGGTCAGCACCGCCACCAGCGCCGCAGTCATCCAGAGGGTCGGTTTTGTCCTGGTCATCATCCTGGTCTCCATGGTTTCTGTCGCACCTGTCCCGAGCGCCGTTCTTGGGCGTCTCTGCAGGCTTCCACGCACGGGGCGGCAGCTTCCGTCGCAGAAGCCGGCACAAAACGCACGAAACACGATCACTGAAGCGTGAGCGCAAACGGTCCGAATGTGACACGCCGCCGCAAGGGCGTTTCGCCCCCTTTCATAAGCCGCACCGAGAGAGCATCTTTCGCGCTCGAGGAGGCACGGGATTTCTATGCAGCAATCAGGCAACATCGCAGCAGACACGCCGATCTGGCCGACGCTCTGGCGTGGCTGGCGCAGGCGGTGTCCGAAATGCGGCTCCGGACCGCTCCTTTCGGGCTACCTCAAGGTGCGCGACACCTGTCCGGTCTGCCGTCAGGAACTGTACCACCACCGGGCCGACGACGGACCCGCCTACCTGACGATCCTCATCGTCGGGCACATCATGGCGCCCCTGCTGCTGATCGTGTTTGAAGCGTGGCGGCCCGATCCGCTCGTGCTCTTCACGATCTTTGCGGTTGGCTGCGTTGCGCTTTCCCTTTACCTTCTGCCCCGATTGAAAGGGGCGATCGTGGCCTTCCAGTGGGCCCGGGGGATGTACGGCTTCGCGCCGCGCCCCGGCTGACCGCCCGGAGGAGACCCCATGACGACAACCGCCCCGACCCCCGACAAGAGCGCCCTGCGCGACGCGGCCACCGTGATCGTGCTGCGCGACCGCCGGACGCGGCCTCGGGTGCTGATGGGCCAGCGCGGGGCGAAGGCCGCCTTCATGCCCAACAAGTTCGTCTTCCCCGGCGGCGCCGTGGACCGGGGCGACGCACAGATCCACCTCACCCGCCCGCTCTCGCCGCTGTGCGCCGCGCGGATCGAGGAAGACGCACCCGCCGGCATCGCGCGTGCGCTCGCCGCGGCCGCGGTGCGCGAACTCTGGGAAGAGACCGGCCAGATCCTCGGCACACCCGCGCCCTGGCCCGGCACCGTGCCCGCCGACTGGCTCAGCTTCGCGGGCACCGGGCACCGGCCTTCCGCCGAAGGGCTGCAATTCGTCTTTCGCGCGATCACGCCCCCGGGCCGTCCGCGCCGCTTCGATGCCCGCTTCTTCCTGCTGGACGCAGAGGCGCTGATGTCCGACCCCGACGACTTCTCCCACGCCACGGATGAGCTGTCGCACCTCCAGTGGATCGCCGTGGACGAGATTCGCGACTACGACCTGCCGTTCATCACCGAGGTCGTGCTGGCCGAGGTCGCGGCGCGCGCCGCCGACGAGACGCCTCCGGACAGCGTGCCGTTCTTCCGCAACGACGACGAGGAAAGCCTGTTCCTCCGCCTGCGCGGAGAGCCGATGCGCGACTGAGGTGCACGGCCGGTGCACCCGGCGTGAACGCGGCTGATCCCCAAGGCGCGGATCGCGGCTGAACCGAACGGCGGACGAACCGCCCGGACCGGGCGCCCCGGACAAGGCTACGTTGGACCAAGCCGCCTCAGACCAACCCCCTCAGTCCAGCCCCCTCAGGCCAGCCCCCTCAGACCAAGCCGCGCCACATGGCGAACCACATGGCGCCAAGCGCGATCAGCGCGAGGTTCAGCACCCTCGCCGCCTTCCAGCGCACCCGCCGCGTCACGCGCCTTTCGCGCAGCACGGGGCCTTTCAGGAACCGCGCGACGCGCCGCTCGGCCTGCGCCATGGCGCGCGCGTCGATCTGGCGGGCGATCTTCGGATGCCCCGCCCCCTGCCGCGCCGCCGCCAAAGCCAGCAGGTCGCGGCGCACCGCCTCGGGCAGAGCGCCCCGGGCGCGTTTCACCCGCAACGCCAAAGGGCCGCGCCGCAGCCCCATCCTGCGCGCCAAGAGCCCCTCAAGCCGCGCCACACGGCGTGCCATGTCCCGTTCCACCTGCATGGCACGACCTTACCCGCCGCCGCATTTTCGCCTCAATTGCAGACACGTCACCACAGCGTTCGCGCCCCGTCGACAATTGCACTGGCCCTCGTCCCGGCCCCGTCCTATCTAGGCGGCATGTTGAACACGCTGACATACGGCACGCCCGGGGGCACGCCGCTGGTGATCGTCCACGGGCTGTTCGGATCGGGCCGCAACTGGGGCGTGATCGCCCGGCGGCTGGCCGAGGAACGCTTCGTGCTGACCCCCGACATGCGCAACCACGGCGACAGCCCGCATTCGGACAACCACGGCTACCCCGACCTCGCCGCCGACCTGGCAGAGCTGATCGACGCCCACGGTGGCCGCGCCCATGTGGTGGGCCATTCCATGGGCGGCAAGGCGGCGATGACGCTGGCCCTCATGCACCCGGAAAAGGTCGCCTCGCTCCTCGTGGCGGATATCGCGCCGGTCGCCTACGGCCACAGCCAGCAGCAGTACATCGACGCCATGCGCAAGGTCGACCTGACGCAGGTCGACCGCCGCTCCGACGCGGTGGCGCAACTGGCCGAACACGTCACGGACAAGGCGCTGCAAAGCTTCTTCACCCAGTCGCTCGACGTGAAGGCCAGGCAGTGGAAATACAACCTCGACGCGCTCGAAGCGGAAATGCCGAAGATCCTCGGCTTCCCGGAGATCGACGGGCAATACACCGGACCCGCGCTGTTCCTGTCCGGCGGGCAGTCGGACTACGTGCTGCCCGAGCACCGCGACACCATCCGCCGGATGTTTCCCAAGGCGCGCTTTGCCAAGATGCCGCAGGCCGGTCACTGGCTGCACGCCGACGACCCGCGCGGGTTCGAGGCCTCCGTCCGGGCGTTTCTCTCCGCCGTCTCCTGACGCGCGCGGAGAATCTCCGCGCCACGGACCGCCGCGGCGGCGGCGCGGGCAGGCATCGTCCCACCGTGACCGCAGCGTCCCGGCCGCCCCAAGACGCGCCCGAGATGCCCAAAGCCCCCTTGACCGGGACACCATATTCGAGAAATCCGAATATGCGGGATGACGTTCGCAAATGAGCGCGCGACGCTCTGGACAGGGCGCCGCGCTGCGACAACCTGTACGCCATGCGCAGGTCCCTAGCCGTCCAGTATCTTCAGATCGCCTTCGAGCCACGGCAGCTTGGCCCAGGCCGGGCCGATCACCATGTCGCTCACCAGCATCCGCATGGTGCGCGCCACGTCGCGCGGCACCTGGTCGGTCCAGTCCGACCCGGCATAAAGCGAGATCGTCCGTGCGAAGGGGCTGAACGGCAGCGGATGTACCTCCATCCTGTCGTGCATCCGGCCCGCCCGCATGTACTGGAGAGACGTCGTCAGCGCCCAGCCGACACCGCGCGACACCAGCGTCATCAGCGACAGATGCGCGCCGATCTCGAAGCGTTCGGGAAAGGACAGCTTCTGCCGGGCCAGATGCGCCTCGATCTGCCGCCCCACCACCTGTTCGCGGTCGTAGCGCAGAAGCGGCGCCTCCCGCATCAGCGCCTCGATCCCGCCCGCCGCCTGTGCGGCACCCCGCGCGCAGACAAAGATATACGGATCGCGCACCAGCGGGTATTCGACCACGCCGGGCATGACCTCGCCGCTCGACGCGGCGATGGCAAGGTGCAGGCGGCGGGCGCGGATCTCTTCGGATATCTCGTGGCTCGGCGCGGTGATCAGCTTGAACCGGCAGCGCGTCATGCTTTCCGCCAGCATCGTCACCAGCCGGGGTGTCAGGTCGTTGTCGAAGTCGTCGATCACGCCCAGGTTCAGCACCGCCAGATGCGCGAGATCCATCACCGTCAGCTCGCTCTGCGCCAGCCGCAACTCGCGCAACACCGCCTTCGCACGGCTGAGAAACGCCCGCCCCGCAGGGGTCAGCATCATCGGCCGGCGGCCATGGTCGACAAGCTCCACGCCCAGCGCCGTTTCGAGGTTGCGCATCTGCTGGCTGACCGCGGGCTGGCTCAGCCCGGTCAACTCGGCGGTGCGGGCGACCGATCCGCTCTCGGCCAGCGCCTCGAACACCTCGAGCCCGCGCAGGGACACCCCCTTGGTCAGCATCGGCTTCTCCTGAACATGCACATATTCGAAAAACATGAATTTGCGCCCCCATCAAGAATTCTGTCTCCCTGCCCGTCAAGGACCCTTCGATGCCCCGAATGATCAAATCCGCCCCCGGCCTGCCGCCTGCCGCAACAGGCGACATCCGCGACACAGTCGAGATCATGCTTGCCCGCCTGCGCAGCGGCGGCGACACCGCCGCCCGCGACTATGCCCGGCGCCTCGACGGCTGGACCGGCCCCATCGTCACGCCACGCAGCACGATCGAGGCCGCCGCCGCACAGGTGCCCTCCGACCTGAAAGAGGCGCTGGCCTATGCCCACGCCAACATCAGCGCCTTCGCCCGGGCGCAGCGCGCCTCGCTGCAGGACTTCGAGACTGAACTCCGCCCCGGCCTGATCGCCGGGCAACGCTCCATCCCCGTCTCGGCGGCGGGTTGCTATGTGCCGGGCGGGCGG is a genomic window containing:
- a CDS encoding AAA family ATPase, translating into MSDRFFVVTGGPGVGKTSLITELARHGLHTTPESGRAIIREEMARGGDALPWADRMAYAEQMLERDLRAYSTAQALSGPVIFEWLLVIP
- a CDS encoding GGDEF domain-containing protein; the encoded protein is MTSLPEEVLHALCPMHAVLSPTGHIVQAGPTLHKLSGRRLENARFLEVFEIYRPRAVTDMAGLRAAQGRKLHLRLRDGVRTALKGVVVGTGGGGAVVNLSFGIAVVDAVRDYALTSTDFAPTDLAIEMLYLVEAKSAAMDASRSLNTRLQGAMVAAEERAFTDTLTGLRNRRALDTVLDRISRQGRAYALMHLDLDFFKAVNDTYGHAAGDHVLRHAARIMLEESRKDDTVARVGGDEFMIVFANLTRMPRIAEIAGRMIERIERPVDWGTTKCRISTSIGIAISEGEGLSPTEIMDRADTALYASKRAGRAQFRFYGSDVADAPAALRGAE
- a CDS encoding heme NO-binding domain-containing protein, which translates into the protein MHGLILRTFQVFVQDTYGQSTWEAITGHAQFEAGDFEAMLNYPTETFDAIIAATEIELGKSSDLFLEDVGTYLVSHPNSEGLRRLLRFGGVDYIEFLHSLDDLPDRARLAVADLVLPDLELRDMGQNTFRLTVGEGLPGFGFVMVGVLRAMADDYGALVLLNAEGVGMGEQEVDITLVESAFAAGRAFDLAAGGGAQGGAA
- a CDS encoding HAD family hydrolase, with the protein product MALDLSVDAVLFDKDGTLFDFSATWDVFAARLIARLSDGDASRAARAADVLRFDLEAGRFLPDSPAIAGTNREIAALLAWVLPQDAAALERIIVEEAGRAPLVEAVPLVPLLAELAARGLMLGVMTNDTESVARAHLAEVGILGQFDFVAGADSGWGAKPSPDPLLAFAERMRVPPARVAMVGDSTHDLLAGRAAGMVCVGVLTGMAGPEVLGPHAEAVLPDVGHLPGWLDGRATRG
- a CDS encoding DUF3572 domain-containing protein, with the translated sequence MSFTQESAETVSLQAMAWLAGNDELLPVFLGASGASEADFRNGLGDPVFQGAVLDFVMMDDAWVMAFCESAGLDYTVVAQARAALPGGGEWHWT
- a CDS encoding diguanylate cyclase, producing the protein MTGRILVVDAVPTNRIILRVKLSSAYYEVVQAASGEAALAMMRRSDPDLVIAASELPDMSGRTLCSAIRRKCASRPGPAVPVIVVHPADRPEERLASLAAGADDVLSQPIDDVVMLARLRSLLRARDAEAELQLRDDTGRALGLAEQPSDFSKPGQVRIIADRPGATTRARIEAFCRRSEDHIELVDPDNAMRENPRHPDLVVLLETEHSGGNVLSLLPQLRSNRGTRRSALMYIALPNHRREAASALDMGANDLMSDGLEVDELALRLKKQIARKRLGDRLRANMRDGLRAAVTDPLTGLYNRRYALPHISRLADRAERSRRPYALLLADLDYFKQVNDDYGHAAGDAVLVTLAQRLTDNLRAADLIARWGGEEFLVAMPDTDRTAARLTAGRLCSLMAKNPISLPDGRRIIVTLSIGVAIGVSRSAETPVDLISSADSALYAAKNGGRNTVVMADTVLALPLTKVVRTLPPAPKPNPRLAPVEPMIGQDTGTDGATIPPWGLPRL
- a CDS encoding periplasmic heavy metal sensor, producing MAGSQGNRVMRIMLFVSLAINLAVAGVVVAFLWNGPPVSPGRPDGGDPALPYTRALDEDQRDEVRQALREAFLRDRTEARGARRDVIEDYQQALKVLRADPYDPAALGALMTAQAERSAGFRKRGQEVLSAYVAGMTPAERAAYADRLEETLARFRERRARHFEEHRRKDGPPRE